The Methanomethylovorans hollandica DSM 15978 genome includes a region encoding these proteins:
- a CDS encoding transposase: MDKKSIEYRGVLFEDSIENYLYRETASICQFLHFLCIEDISQYVERTVYTNKRWHFKYNVSSMIKLFIVKCFRNLSYEKTVSSLTEEEAIMLSFCDKNGQIRLPSAGTLHHFVKYRLGEDGVNELIIMVGEKILKSSKLKDAKIDSTPLEASRYDKYADYNPHYKCKMDKAHITMIGTYPVFMTYTNGLSSDSTELIKHIHALKKMEANIEFYAADGAYDSFQNNADIWYHLNAKPIISYSCDAVLHKEGEVERIDHWVNKMWKLGGEVHTKIENKLKFLYENGRQEQVGMYLRNQNILDELFWELYKKRVECEKVHGHMKDTMNFDVRRIRVESRALYSLLNFVSYQLLVLTELQNKVKLRNSFGRLF; this comes from the coding sequence ATGGATAAAAAATCTATCGAGTATAGAGGAGTCCTCTTCGAGGACTCCATAGAAAACTATCTTTACAGAGAAACTGCCTCTATTTGCCAATTTCTTCATTTTCTCTGTATAGAAGACATTTCACAATACGTTGAACGTACTGTGTATACCAACAAACGTTGGCATTTTAAATATAACGTTTCCTCAATGATAAAGCTCTTTATTGTAAAGTGCTTCAGGAATCTCTCTTATGAAAAAACAGTATCCAGTTTAACAGAAGAAGAAGCTATTATGCTATCGTTCTGTGATAAAAATGGGCAAATAAGACTTCCTTCAGCTGGAACCCTCCATCATTTTGTAAAATATAGACTTGGAGAAGATGGGGTCAATGAACTAATAATAATGGTAGGCGAAAAGATTCTTAAAAGCTCAAAGTTAAAAGACGCCAAGATAGATTCAACACCTCTTGAAGCTTCACGATATGACAAATATGCGGATTATAATCCGCATTATAAATGTAAAATGGACAAAGCTCACATTACAATGATTGGAACTTATCCGGTATTTATGACATATACTAATGGCCTTAGTTCTGATTCTACGGAACTTATCAAACACATACACGCATTAAAGAAAATGGAAGCTAATATTGAATTTTATGCTGCGGATGGAGCTTATGACTCATTCCAAAACAATGCAGATATATGGTATCATCTGAATGCAAAACCAATTATTTCCTACTCTTGTGATGCAGTATTGCACAAAGAAGGTGAAGTAGAGAGGATTGATCATTGGGTGAACAAAATGTGGAAACTTGGTGGAGAGGTTCATACCAAAATAGAAAATAAGCTGAAGTTTCTGTATGAAAATGGAAGACAAGAACAAGTTGGGATGTACCTAAGAAATCAAAACATCCTCGATGAATTATTTTGGGAGTTATACAAGAAAAGAGTAGAATGCGAAAAAGTACATGGCCACATGAAAGATACGATGAACTTCGATGTCAGAAGAATAAGAGTAGAGAGCAGAGCTCTCTACTCTCTGCTGAATTTCGTTTCCTATCAACTATTAGTGCTTACTGAATTGCAAAATAAAGTTAAACTCAGGAATTCGTTTGGGAGGCTATTCTAA